In Aegilops tauschii subsp. strangulata cultivar AL8/78 chromosome 3, Aet v6.0, whole genome shotgun sequence, one genomic interval encodes:
- the LOC109758113 gene encoding NEP1-interacting protein-like 1 has protein sequence MDRRAPPPPLSSFSGASNPRCRFDAAWRALGRRGAAAAAALGRALGALLAFVFAVVGSLVGIFIGAFMGMSTESGMLRGAGVGAVSGAVFSIEAVESCIEIWRSSESGKYSFLFVLDIISSLFSGRIVWEKVSPALQRAVQSQMSLMSTPFIDNNDLFETGCTGGMSRALINKIPAIRLSAATDSDQETNKSCCSVCLQDFGSRQFVRALPQCQHIFHVRCIDDWLQRNASCPLCRGGVHIDHLCL, from the exons ATGGATCGTCGGGCGCCTCCCCCTCCTctttcctccttctccggcgcctcGAACCCCCGCTGCCGCTTCGATGCGGCGTGGAGGGCGCTCGGGCGCCGCGGCGCCGCGGCCGCGGCGGCCCTCGGGCGGGCGCTCGGCGCGCTGCTCGCCTTCGTCTTCGCCGTCG TGGGTTCACTGGTCGGGATCTTCATCGGTGCCTTCATGGGGATGTCCACCGAAAGCGGCATGCTCCGGGGCGCCGGCGTGGGAGCGGTCTCCGGCGCGGTCTTTTCTATTGAGGCCGTTGAATCCTGCATCGAGATTTGGAGATCTAGCGAATCCGGAAAGTATAGCTTTCTCTTTGTG CTAGACATCATCTCTAGCCTCTTCAGTGGACGAATTGTTTGGGAGAAGGTCAGTCCAGCACTCCAGCGTGCAGTGCAAAGTCAG ATGAGTTTAATGAGTACACCTTTCATTGACAACAATGACCTTTTCGAAACCGGCTGCACGGGTGGTATGTCAAGAGCCCTGATCAACAAGATCCCAGCAATCAGGTTGAGCGCTGCAACCGATTCTGATCAGGAAACCAATAAGAGCTGCTGTTCTGTATGCCTTCAG GATTTCGGATCGCGGCAATTTGTGAGAGCCTTGCCTCAGTGCCAGCACATTTTCCACGTGCGATGCATCGACGACTGGCTTCAGAGGAACGCCTCCTGCCCACTGTGCAGGGGTGGTGTTCACATAGACCACCTGTGTTTATAG